A single genomic interval of Amycolatopsis albispora harbors:
- a CDS encoding DUF6262 family protein, translating into MNSPHRSSRTAAATAARQERTAAAIERVHDAVARMLREKTPITAAGVARRAGVSRTFLYENPDARTAVSTTRTAAATDRAATDPLHEAEIEDSWRERALNAEAMLKTAHEEIVKQRKHIGDLMGQIRDMETECVEDSILRITTENTTLKQQVRQLTDDNQKLDDRLKAARSNVRFQDRRIAELEVQLLDSSDRS; encoded by the coding sequence GTGAACAGCCCTCACCGCTCGTCTCGCACGGCCGCGGCAACGGCGGCCCGACAAGAACGGACTGCTGCGGCAATCGAGCGCGTCCACGACGCCGTCGCGCGCATGCTCCGAGAAAAGACACCGATCACCGCCGCTGGCGTCGCACGACGAGCCGGCGTCTCCCGAACCTTCCTCTACGAGAACCCCGACGCGCGAACTGCGGTCAGTACGACCAGAACGGCCGCAGCAACCGACCGCGCAGCCACGGATCCTTTGCACGAAGCCGAAATCGAGGACTCGTGGCGAGAACGAGCGCTCAACGCAGAGGCCATGCTGAAGACGGCACACGAGGAGATTGTCAAGCAGCGCAAGCACATTGGCGACTTGATGGGCCAGATTCGCGACATGGAGACCGAATGCGTCGAAGATTCGATCCTCCGTATCACGACCGAGAACACCACGCTCAAACAACAGGTTCGGCAGCTCACCGACGACAACCAGAAACTTGATGACCGGCTGAAGGCTGCACGCTCGAACGTCCGATTCCAGGACCGGCGAATCGCCGAACTCGAAGTACAGCTACTCGATTCCAGCGATCGGAGTTGA